Proteins encoded by one window of Pantanalinema sp.:
- a CDS encoding CdaR family protein: MLSLWAKEESNRGLQVIAVLMAITLWLFVGLIPRIDSDKRKMTVGVKVRNAPEALALRTDPPVAEVTVVGPKTAIYKLNDEDLEVFVDLKHRWQGRTTNVPLNISGPPGVSWELSPPEVRIVQPH, from the coding sequence ATGCTCTCGCTCTGGGCCAAGGAAGAGAGCAACCGCGGGTTGCAGGTGATCGCCGTCCTGATGGCGATCACGCTGTGGCTGTTCGTCGGGCTGATCCCCCGGATCGACAGCGACAAGCGCAAGATGACCGTCGGGGTCAAGGTCAGGAACGCGCCGGAGGCCCTCGCCCTGCGGACCGATCCTCCCGTGGCCGAGGTCACGGTCGTGGGTCCCAAGACCGCGATCTACAAGCTGAACGACGAGGACCTGGAGGTCTTCGTCGACCTCAAGCATCGCTGGCAGGGCCGCACGACGAATGTGCCGCTCAACATCTCGGGGCCCCCCGGGGTCAGCTGGGAGCTGAGCCCCCCCGAGGTCCGGATCGTCCAGCCGCACTAG
- the cdaA gene encoding diadenylate cyclase CdaA, with protein sequence MAYWLAILQQFATNLRWQDLLDILLVSAVLYRLFLLIKGTRAVQLLRGVLLLLVAYLLSRALQLNTITWLVQSAATMIIVAIPVVFQPELRRALSLLGQGELFRSELFGKTSTDTSRVVDEVVMAVRMLSARKIGALIILERQTGLNEFIETGTTIQGLISADLLTSIFFPNSPLHDGAVIIRGERIVAAGALLPLSENFRRAQKRPIGTRHRAALGLSETTDAFAVVVSEETGVISVAQMGQLQRHLTEDDLRGMLSGLYQAPRSGTMNLSLPMFRKSS encoded by the coding sequence ATGGCCTACTGGCTCGCGATCCTCCAGCAGTTCGCCACCAACCTCCGCTGGCAGGACCTGCTCGACATCCTCCTGGTCAGCGCGGTCCTGTACCGCCTCTTCCTGCTGATCAAGGGCACTCGAGCGGTCCAGCTGCTGCGCGGCGTCTTGCTGCTTTTGGTCGCCTACCTGCTCAGCCGGGCGCTGCAGCTCAACACCATCACCTGGCTCGTCCAGAGCGCCGCCACCATGATCATCGTGGCGATCCCGGTGGTGTTCCAGCCCGAGCTGCGCCGCGCCCTGTCGCTCCTCGGCCAGGGCGAGCTTTTCCGATCCGAGCTGTTCGGCAAGACCTCGACCGACACCAGCCGGGTGGTCGATGAGGTGGTCATGGCGGTCCGGATGCTGAGCGCCCGAAAGATCGGCGCCCTCATCATCCTGGAGCGCCAGACGGGCCTCAACGAGTTCATCGAGACGGGCACCACCATCCAGGGCCTGATCTCGGCGGACCTCTTGACCTCGATCTTCTTCCCCAACTCGCCGCTGCACGACGGCGCGGTCATCATCCGCGGCGAGCGCATCGTCGCGGCGGGCGCCCTGCTGCCCCTTTCCGAGAACTTCCGGCGCGCCCAGAAGCGCCCCATCGGTACGCGGCACCGCGCGGCGCTGGGGCTCTCGGAGACGACGGACGCCTTCGCGGTGGTCGTCTCCGAGGAGACGGGCGTCATCTCGGTCGCCCAGATGGGCCAGCTGCAGCGGCACCTGACCGAGGACGACCTGCGCGGGATGCTCTCCGGGCTGTACCAGGCCCCGCGCTCGGGCACCATGAACCTCTCGCTGCCCATGTTCCGGAAGTCAAGCTGA
- the lysA gene encoding diaminopimelate decarboxylase — MPLAEQACNQRIRPVTAHVNAHGRWEIGGCDLVELARTYGTPLYVMDEDTLRTAARTYLDALKAHYPGPFEVLFASKALCNMAINRLLHDEGLATEVVSGGELFTALRAGIPPERIHFQGSNKSPEEMRLALEEGIGRFMVDNLDELHQLSAISREMGVRPQLLLRLTPGIEAHTHEYVRTGHVDTKFGFDLPHQLDEAMRHVVASDHLQFMGFQAHIGSQIFDIEPFLLNVDVLLDWALRVEQTYGLRVEELDVGGGLGIAYTGEDDPPSIPALVAAIAERVQTGCAERGLKLPKLLVEPGRSIVGTAGATVYTVGTRKDIPGVRTYLSVDGGMPDNPRPITYGARYAADPVQTGECYETVTLAGKCCESGDILIDSLKLPRMAAGELVVLWGTGAYCYSMASNYNRLARPAMVLVSDGRADVVAERETLADLVARDRLPPRLGGSR, encoded by the coding sequence ATGCCCCTAGCCGAGCAGGCCTGCAACCAGCGCATCCGGCCCGTGACCGCGCACGTCAATGCGCACGGTCGCTGGGAGATCGGAGGGTGCGACCTCGTCGAGCTGGCGCGCACCTACGGGACCCCCCTCTACGTCATGGACGAGGACACGCTGCGCACGGCGGCACGGACCTACCTCGACGCCCTGAAGGCTCACTACCCGGGGCCTTTCGAGGTCCTGTTCGCGAGCAAGGCCCTGTGCAACATGGCGATCAACCGCCTCCTGCACGACGAGGGGCTCGCCACCGAAGTGGTCTCGGGCGGCGAGCTCTTCACCGCCCTCAGGGCGGGGATCCCGCCCGAGCGGATCCACTTCCAGGGCAGCAACAAGAGCCCCGAGGAGATGCGCCTCGCCCTCGAAGAGGGGATCGGCCGCTTCATGGTCGACAACCTGGACGAGCTCCACCAGCTCAGCGCCATCTCCAGGGAGATGGGGGTGCGCCCCCAGCTGCTCTTGCGCCTGACGCCCGGCATCGAGGCGCACACCCACGAGTACGTTCGCACCGGGCACGTGGACACCAAGTTCGGCTTCGACCTGCCCCACCAGCTCGACGAGGCCATGCGCCACGTGGTCGCGAGCGACCACCTCCAGTTCATGGGGTTCCAGGCCCACATCGGCTCGCAGATCTTCGACATCGAGCCCTTCTTGCTCAACGTGGACGTCCTGCTCGACTGGGCCTTGCGCGTCGAGCAGACCTACGGCCTGCGCGTCGAGGAGCTCGACGTGGGAGGCGGCCTGGGGATCGCCTACACCGGCGAGGACGACCCGCCCTCCATCCCGGCGCTAGTCGCGGCCATCGCCGAGCGGGTCCAGACGGGCTGCGCCGAGCGGGGCCTCAAGCTGCCCAAGCTCCTGGTCGAGCCGGGCCGGTCGATCGTCGGCACCGCGGGGGCCACGGTCTACACCGTGGGCACCCGCAAGGACATCCCCGGGGTGCGCACCTACCTCTCGGTGGACGGCGGCATGCCCGACAACCCTCGCCCCATCACCTACGGGGCGCGCTACGCGGCGGATCCCGTCCAGACCGGCGAGTGCTACGAGACGGTCACCCTCGCGGGCAAGTGCTGCGAGTCGGGCGACATCCTGATCGACTCGCTGAAGCTCCCCAGGATGGCCGCCGGCGAGCTGGTCGTGCTGTGGGGCACCGGCGCCTACTGCTACTCGATGGCCTCCAACTACAACCGCCTGGCCAGGCCCGCCATGGTGCTCGTCAGCGACGGTCGGGCCGACGTGGTGGCCGAGCGCGAGACGCTCGCAGACCTGGTGGCGCGCGATCGCCTGCCGCCGCGCCTCGGGGGCAGCCGCTGA